Proteins found in one Miscanthus floridulus cultivar M001 chromosome 4, ASM1932011v1, whole genome shotgun sequence genomic segment:
- the LOC136552772 gene encoding small ribosomal subunit protein uS4y-like — protein MVHVSFYRNYGKTFKKPRRPYEKERLDAELKLVGEYGLRCKRELWRVQYALSRIRNAARELLTLDEKNPRRIFEGEALLRRMNRYGLLGEGQNKLDYVLALTVENFLQRRLQTIVFKNGMAKSIHHARVLIRQRHIRVGRQLVNIPSFMVRVESEKHIDFSLTSPLGGGPAGRVKRKNQKKASGGGGDGEEDDE, from the exons ATGGTGCATGTTAGCTTCTACCGCAACT ATGGGAAGACTTTCAAGAAGCCAAGGCGTCCGTATGAGAAGGAGCGCCTAGATGCTGAGCTGAAGCTGGTTGGTGAGTATGGGCTGCGGTGCAAGCGTGAGCTGTGGCGCGTGCAGTATGCCCTGAGCCGAATCAGAAATGCAGCCAGGGAGCTGCTCACCCTGGATGAGAAGAACCCACGCCGTATCTTTGAGGGTGAGGCGCTCCTCCGCCGCATGAACCGATATGGTCTCCTTGGTGAGGGACAGAACAAGCTCGATTACGTGCTTGCCCTTACTGTTGAGAACTTCCTCCAGCGCCGCCTCCAGACCATCGTCTTCAAGAATGGCATGGCCAAGTCCATCCACCATGCTCGTGTCCTCATCAGGCAGCGCCACATCAG GGTGGGAAGGCAGCTTGTCAACATCCCCTCGTTCATGGTCAGGGTCGAATCAGAGAAGCACATCGACTTCTCCCTCACCAGCCCTCTCGGCGGCGGTCCTGCTGGAAGGGTGAAGCGGAAGAACCAGAAGAAGGCCTCAGGCGGTGGCGGTGATGGTGAGGAGGACGATGAGTAG
- the LOC136549155 gene encoding uncharacterized protein, with the protein MARLKLRESGDGFGSGKRGKMRRGRGGGSGGGRDGKGQDGSRKPQERNPDKCASCGIKGHYAKDCRKPKREQKAHVAEGEEQQALMMATTTATSTIAAPSTFLAQSFTRVEIHEAEVFAELGPRIDKDARRWVLDTGATNHMTGSRSAFAHLDTNVTGTVRFGDDSVVEIEGRDTIIFVLWNGEHRTLAGVYYIPHLVANIMSLGQMEEARYRIELYDSALRIYDEARQLLNKVPCGGTRLYILELVIGQHVCLTARSSEAA; encoded by the coding sequence ATGGCGCGGCTCAAGCTACGTGAATCCGGCGACGGCTTCGGCAGCGGCAAGCGCGGCAAGATGCGCCGTGGCCGCGGTGGCGGTTCCGGCGGTGGACGCGACGGCAAGGGGCAGGATGGTTCAAGGAAGCCTCAGGAGAGGAACCCTGACAAGTGCGCCAGTTGCGGCATCAAGGGCCACTACGCCAAGGACTGCCGCAAACCTAAGCGGGAGCAGAAGGCACACGTAGCGGAAGGTGAGGAGCAGCAGGCGCTGATGATGGCCACGACAACCGCTACCTCGACCATCGCCGCGCCGTCGACTTTCTTGGCTCAGTCGTTTACTCGCGTCGAGATCCACGAAGCAGAGGTCTTCGCCGAGCTTGGGCCTCGAATCGACAAGGACGCCCGGCGATGGGTGCTCGACACCGGGGCGACCAACCATATGACTGGCTCGCGCTCGGCGTTCGCGCATCTCGACACCAACGTGACCGGAACGGTTCGTTTCGGCGATGATTCAGTGGTGGAGATCGAGGgacgcgacaccatcatcttcgtCCTCTGGAATGGTGAGCACCGTACCCTTGCTGGAGTGTACTACATTCCTCATCTCGTGGCGAACATTATGAGCCTCGGACAGATGGAGGAGGCCAGGTACCGCATCGAGCTCTACGACAGCGCGCTGAGGATCTACGACGAGGCACGACAGCTGCTCAACAAGGTGCCGTGCGGCGGCACCCGCCTGTACATCCTCGAGCTGGTGATCGGGCAACATGTGTGCCTCACGGCACGCAGCTCGGAGGCAGCCTAG
- the LOC136552769 gene encoding pentatricopeptide repeat-containing protein At1g26900, mitochondrial-like, producing the protein MPPRKPLTALLKSATRPGHLLQLHALMLKCSHFPHHAFPTARLLASPLAPLPYALSLFAAVPRPTLFHHTAVLRALSSCPSAASLSASLSVLTSARTRLPELDEFAFQPLLALCAKIPNDAEAASVGKQVHTLVLRYGFLDIVSLRNVLCHFYCSSANMADARRMFEEMPEKDAVSWNTMIGGYIMLGDVGTALQMFTAMRWSGLDVNVTAVITLIGCGWQGESVHGFCVKAGLCGDVKVAAAMVGMYVRERSVECASKVFHETARPDLVLCNCMVDGYAKAGQIQEAMDMIDGMGRHGMRLSSGTLVGVLSACGASGALAAGRSVHELAEDARLEIDSTLGTALMDMYFKCGCPSEAAAVFDAIRDRDVKAWTAMIMGFGVNGQTGSAISLFCRMEDDGVAPNEVTFLALLTACSHGGLVQEGKEFLETMVRRYRLSPSPEHYSCVIDLLGRAGHLHEAYELIQSVSSQRDATAWRVLLAACRVYGNAKLGRMVQAQLDAIGHYHPSDAILLSNTYASEGRWDEIAQLRDSEAQKISAEKETGCSSIIVSC; encoded by the coding sequence ATGCCGCCGCGGAAGCCGCTGACGGCGCTGCTCAAGTCGGCGACGCGGCCGGGGCACCTGCTCCAGCTCCACGCCTTGATGCTGAAATGTTCCCACTTCCCGCACCACGCCTTCCCCACCGCCAGGCTCCTCGCCTCCCCGCTCGCGCCGCTCCCCTACGCGCTCTCCCTCTTCGCCGCCGTCCCGCGGCCCACGCTCTTCCACCACACCGCCGTCCTCCGCGCGCTCTCCTCGTGCCCCTCCGCGGCTTCCCTCTCCGCGTCCCTCTCGGTCCTCACCTCCGCGCGGACGCGCCTTCCCGAGCTCGACGAGTTCGCGTTCCAGCCGCTGCTCGCGCTCTGCGCGAAAATCCCCAATGACGCCGAGGCAGCTTCGGTTGGCAAGCAGGTGCACACGCTCGTGCTGCGGTACGGGTTCCTGGACATTGTGAGCCTTCGGAATGTGCTGTGCCACTTTTACTGCAGCAGTGCGAACATGGCGGACGCGCGGAGGATGTTCGAGGAAATGCCTGAGAAGGACGCTGTGTCGTGGAACACCATGATTGGGGGCTATATCATGCTGGGGGATGTGGGCACAGCTTTGCAGATGTTCACCGCGATGAGGTGGTCTGGATTGGATGTCAATGTGACAGCGGTGATCACCTTGATTGGGTGTGGCTGGCAAGGGGAGTCAGTGCATGGCTTCTGTGTTAAGGCAGGGCTCTGTGGCGATGTTAAGGTTGCGGCAGCAATGGTGGGGATGTACGTGAGGGAGCGCAGCGTTGAGTGTGCAAGCAAGGTGTTTCATGAGACAGCTAGACCAGACTTGGTGCTGTGTAATTGTATGGTGGATGGCTATGCAAAGGCAGGGCAGATTCAGGAGGCGATGGACATGATTGACGGAATGGGACGGCACGGGATGAGACTTAGTTCAGGGACGCTTGTGGGTGTACTCTCTGCGTGTGGAGCGTCTGGGGCATTGGCAGCCGGTCGTTCTGTCCATGAGCTTGCTGAAGATGCACGGCTTGAGATTGACAGCACGCTCGGGACAGCCCTCATGGACATGTACTTCAAGTGTGGGTGCCCCAGCGAGGCAGCTGCAGTCTTCGATGCAATACGAGATAGGGACGTGAAGGCATGGACAGCGATGATCATGGGATTCGGAGTTAATGGGCAGACAGGCTCTGCCATCTCCTTGTTCTGCAGGATGGAGGACGACGGTGTGGCTCCTAACGAGGTCACCTTCTTAGCCCTGCTAACTGCTTGTAGCCATGGCGGGTTGGTGCAGGAAGGGAAAGAATTCCTTGAGACAATGGTGCGGCGATACAGATTGTCTCCAAGCCCTGAGCACTACAGCTGCGTCATTGATCTCCTGGGAAGAGCAGGGCACCTACACGAAGCCTATGAGCTCATACAAAGCGTGTCGTCACAGCGTGATGCTACGGCGTGGAGAGTGTTGCTTGCCGCCTGTAGAGTGTATGGCAATGCGAAGCTGGGGAGGATGGTGCAGGCACAGTTGGACGCCATTGGCCACTACCACCCTTCAGATGCCATTCTGCTGTCGAACACATACGCATCAGAAGGCCGGTGGGATGAGATAGCTCAGCTGAGGGATTCAGAAGCGCAGAAAATATCTGCGGAGAAGGAAACAGGCTGCAGCTCCATTATTGTGTCTTGCTGA
- the LOC136549154 gene encoding uncharacterized protein, whose amino-acid sequence MGVGHADDLGRRWHGRPLQVAGSTVARPTTAVAHGGRGMPGAPRGEFGSTGAGGTAAAAKAAVEGGKAGRGQGEERARRGRRNRRGDRGVGGGARASARRGGQQRARRGAAAGRGPSAVARRGAGEGGRWRRVRVRRRSSALLGRERERKRGAGPIGNKGSATFTLAPNCAELDARVTGAELGAHVTPKSSAPGTLTPRRVSSAPASMTPS is encoded by the coding sequence atGGGCGTAGGTCACGCCGACGATCTgggccggcggtggcacggccggccGCTGCAAGTGGCGGGTTCGACGGTGGCACGGCCGACGACAGCGGTGGCGCACGGCGGGCGCGGGATGCCCGGGGCTCCGCGCGGCGAGTTtggctcgacgggcgcgggaggcacggCGGCCGCGGCCAAGGCcgcggtggagggcggcaaggcggggcgaggccaagGCGAGGAGAGGGCGCGGCGTGGGCGCAGGAACCGGCGAGGGGACCGGGGCGTGGGTGGAGGGGCGCGGGCCTCCGCGCGGCGGGGCGGCCAGCAGCGGGCACGGCGCGGCGCGGCCGCAGGGCGCGGGCCGTCCGCGGTGGCGCGGCGTGGGGCGGGCGAGGGCGGCCGATGGAGGCGCGTGCGCGTGCGGCGACGAAGCTCAGCtctgctagggcgagagagggagaggaagagaggggcgGGGCCCATAGGTAATAAAGGCTCGGCGACATTCACTCTGGCGCCGAActgcgccgagctcgacgccagagtaactggtgccgagctcggcgcccaTGTCAcgcccaagagctcggcgccagggacgctgacgccgagacgtgttagctcggcgccagcatcaatgacgccgagctaa